The genomic region AATTATCAGTGGGAACATCATCAATTTTATACTCAATCATATGATGGTCCTCATCTGAGTCACCTAAGCCCTCAAATGTATCATTATTAACCCCATCCAACCTCTCATATACTTCAATTGTGTCCTCAACATCCTCCTGCACCAGTAAAGCTGGTGCACAGGCCCCCTCCCCAGTGGCACTAGTACCTCTAAATAACCTATCCAATTTTATGGCATGTTGTAGACCACGTTCTCGAAACTTAGCTGCATCAGGAATCTCCTGCAAGTTAACAATATATAGTTGTCAATAGTAGTTTATAGGTTAGTATAAAAAATCTTACAAATATTAAACTAGTGGCACGTGTACctgcaattttttttcccacCATGCATCTGGTGCATCTATTGTATTTCTAACAGGATCCCATCCAAGTCCTGTTTCCTTTCCCACCAATTTCATCCAAATGCTCCAATTTGCTTTCAGGTTATCCcacttatttttaaattttttgtagtCATATTGATTTCTAGTCTTCTCAttgaatttcttaattatattgGCCCACCGTAACCTATTGAAATGTGTTCCTGGGCGATTACCAGCTTCAACTTCACCAATACATATATCGATAAACTCCTCTATCAATTTTTCATTCCAAAtggccttcctcttcttctcatctTGGGTTGATGGACCAGCAAGGGTATGTTGGCTCTTCTTAGACATTTGTTTTTCTTACAATGCAACAACAAAGACATGAAACATTTTGTCAATCAT from Phoenix dactylifera cultivar Barhee BC4 unplaced genomic scaffold, palm_55x_up_171113_PBpolish2nd_filt_p 000275F, whole genome shotgun sequence harbors:
- the LOC120105393 gene encoding L10-interacting MYB domain-containing protein-like, yielding MSKKSQHTLAGPSTQDEKKRKAIWNEKLIEEFIDICIGEVEAGNRPGTHFNRLRWANIIKKFNEKTRNQYDYKKFKNKWDNLKANWSIWMKLVGKETGLGWDPVRNTIDAPDAWWEKKLQEIPDAAKFRERGLQHAIKLDRLFRGTSATGEGACAPALLVQEDVEDTIEVYERLDGVNNDTFEGLGDSDEDHHMIEYKIDDVPTDNFNVNLTLASDAIQERGKKRVSSTLHDKKCKKVGGAAQLSQQLSRLIDAVEKKSTVPSKMIDKPGRSIDEVMDVVHMMPEMVAQPELLLIAAEVLLKREHREMFMALRDTNLRIEWLKRMSNLHK